The Triplophysa dalaica isolate WHDGS20190420 chromosome 5, ASM1584641v1, whole genome shotgun sequence genome window below encodes:
- the LOC130420790 gene encoding histone H2B-like: MPEPAKPAPKKGSKKAVTKTAVKGGKKRRKSRKESYAIYVYKVLKQVHPDTGISSKAMGIMNSFVNDIFERIAGESSRLAHYNKRSTITSREIQTAVRLLLPGELAKHAVSEGTKAVTKYTSSK; the protein is encoded by the coding sequence ATGCCTGAACCAGCCAAACCCGCGCCCAAGAAGGGCTCTAAGAAGGCCGTCACCAAGACCGCCGTTAAGGGAGGAAAGAAGCGCAGAAAGTCCAGGAAGGAGAGTTACGCCATCTACGTGTACAAAGTGCTCAAGCAGGTCCACCCCGACACCGGCATCTCTTCCAAGGCGATGGGCATCATGAACTCTTTCGTCAACGACATCTTCGAGCGCATCGCCGGTGAGTCGTCTCGTCTCGCGCACTACAACAAGCGCTCCACCATCACGtcgagagagatccagaccgccgtgcgtctgctgctgcccggtgaactcgccaaacacgccgtgtccgagggcaccaaagccgtcaccaagtacaccagctccaagtaa
- the LOC130420455 gene encoding histone H4-like, with amino-acid sequence LSAIMSGRGKGGKGLGKGGAKRHRKVLRDNIQGITKPAIRRLARRGGVKRISGLIYEETRGVLKVFLENVIRDAVTYTEHAKRKTVTAMDVVYALKRQGRTLYGFGG; translated from the coding sequence TTATCAGCAATCATGTCTGGAAGAGGTAAAGGCGGAAAGGGACTCGGAAAAGGAGGCGCGAAGCGTCATCGCAAAGTGTTGCGTGATAACATCCAGGGCATCACCAAGCCTGCCATCCGTCGTCTTGCTCGACGCGGCGGAGTGAAACGTATCTCCGGTCTCATCTACGAGGAGACTCGCGGTGTGTTGAAGGTGTTTCTGGAGAATGTTATCCGTGACGCCGTCACCTACACCGAGCACGCCAAGAGAAAGACCGTCACCGCCATGGACGTCGTGTACGCGCTGAAACGACAGGGACGCACTCTGTACGGCTTCGGAGGTTAA
- the LOC130420734 gene encoding histone H3-like: protein MARTKQTARKSTGGKAPRKQLATKAARKSAPATGGVKKPHRYRPGTVALREIRRYQKSTELLIRKLPFQRLVREIAQDFKTDLRFQSSAVMALQESSEAYLVGLFEDTNLCAIHAKRVTIMPKDIQLARRIRGERA, encoded by the coding sequence ATGGCAAGAACCAAGCAGACCGCTCGTAAGTCCACCGGTGGCAAAGCCCCGAGGAAGCAGCTCGCCACCAAAGCCGCCCGTAAGAGCGCTCCCGCCACCGGCGGAGTGAAGAAGCCTCATCGTTACAGGCCCGGCACCGTGGCTCTGAGAGAGATCCGCCGCTACCAGAAGTCCACCGAGCTGCTCATCCGCAAACTGCCTTTCCAGCGCCTGGTGAGAGAGATCGCTCAGGACTTCAAGACGGATCTGCGCTTCCAGAGCTCCGCCGTCATGGCTCTGCAGGAGTCCAGCGAGGCTTATCTGGTCGGTCTGTTCGAGGACACAAACCTGTGCGCCATCCACGCTAAGAGGGTCACCATCATGCCCAAAGACATTCAACTGGCCCGCCGCATCCGCGGAGAGCGCGCTTAA
- the LOC130420755 gene encoding histone H2A-like, with protein MSGRGKTGGKSRAKAKTRSSRAGLQFPVGRVHRLLRKGNYAQRVGAGAPVYLAAVLEYLTAEILELAGNAARDNKKSRIIPRHLQLAVRNDEELNRLLGGVTIAQGGVLPNIQAVLLPKKTDKPAKTK; from the coding sequence ATGAGTGGAAGAGGTAAAACCGGCGGTAAATCAAGAGCGAAAGCTAAGACTCGGTCATCCAGAGCGGGTCTTCAGTTTCCCGTCGGCCGTGTTCACAGGCTACTCCGCAAAGGTAACTACGCACAACGCGTCGGTGCCGGAGCTCCAGTTTATCTCGCCGCTGTCCTCGAGTATCTTACCGCTGAGATCTTGGAGTTGGCCGGAAACGCCGCTCGGGACAACAAGAAGAGTCGGATCATTCCCCGCCATCTACAGCTGGCCGTGCGTAACGACGAGGAGTTGAACAGACTTCTGGGCGGCGTGACCATCGCCCAGGGCGGTGTGTTGCCCAACATCCAGGCGGTCTTACTGCCCAAGAAGACCGACAAACCCGCTAAGACCAAGTAA
- the LOC130420808 gene encoding histone H1-like, translating to MAETAPAPAAPPAKAPKKKSAAKAKTAGPGASDLIVKAVTASKERNGVSLAALKKALTAGGYDVEKNNSRVKLAIKSLVTKGTLVQTKGTGASGSFKLNKKQVETKKPAKKAAPKARKPAVKKPAAAAKKPKTAAAKKTAAKKSPKKAKKPAATAAKKATKSPKKAKKPAAPKKAAKSPKKAAKSPKKVKAAKPKTTKPKAAKPKRAAPKKK from the coding sequence ATGGCAGAAACCGCTCCAGCTCCAGCAGCCCCGCCGGCGAAAGCGCCCAAGAAGAAATCTGCAGCCAAAGCCAAGACAGCGGGTCCAGGCGCGAGTGATCTCATCGTTAAAGCCGTGACGGCCTCCAAGGAGAGAAACGGTGTGTCTCTGGCCGCCCTGAAGAAAGCTCTCACCGCCGGCGGATACGATGTGGAGAAAAACAACTCCCGCGTCAAGCTCGCCATCAAGAGCCTCGTGACTAAAGGCACACTGGTCCAGACTAAAGGAACCGGTGCTTCAGGATCTTTCAAACTCAACAAAAAACAAGTCGAGACTAAGAAGCCAGCGAAGAAAGCCGCTCCTAAAGCAAGGAAGCCCGCAGTGAAGAAGCCCGCTGCTGCTGCCAAGAAGCCGAAGACCGCGGCGGCAAAGAAGACCGCCGCAAAGAAATCTCCCAAGAAGGCCAAGAAACCTGCCGCCACCGCCGCTAAAAAGGCAACGAAGAGCCCCAAGAAGGCGAAGAAGCCAGCGGCCCCCAAGAAAGCAGCCAAGAGTCCGAAGAAAGCAGCTAAAAGCCCCAAGAAGGTCAAGGCTGCAAAACCCAAGACGACAAAGCCCAAAGCAGCGAAGCCTAAAAGGGCCGCCCCGAAAAAGAAGTAA
- the LOC130420747 gene encoding histone H2A-like: MSGRGKTGGKARAKAKTRSSRAGLQFPVGRVHRLLRKGNYAHRVGAGAPVYLAAVLEYLTAEILELAGNAARDNKKTRIIPRHLQLAVRNDEELNKLLGRVTIAQGGVLPNIQAVLLPKKTEKPAKTK, from the coding sequence ATGAGCGGCAGAGGCAAAACCGGCGGCAAAGCCAGAGCTAAGGCCAAGACTCGCTCCTCTAGAGCTGGACTTCAGTTCCCCGTGGGCCGCGTCCACAGGCTCCTCCGTAAAGGCAACTATGCGCATCGTGTGGGTGCTGGTGCCCCAGTGTATCTGGCCGCCGTGCTCGAGTATCTGACCGCTGAGATCCTCGAGTTGGCCGGAAACGCCGCTCGTGACAACAAGAAGACTCGCATCATTCCCCGTCACCTGCAGCTGGCGGTGCGCAACGACGAGGAGCTGAACAAACTTCTGGGAAGAGTGACCATCGCTCAGGGCGGCGTTCTGCCCAACATCCAGGCCGTGCTGCTGCCTAAGAAGACCGAGAAGCCCGCCAAGACCAAGTAA
- the LOC130420803 gene encoding histone H4: protein MSGRGKGGKGLGKGGAKRHRKVLRDNIQGITKPAIRRLARRGGVKRISGLIYEETRGVLKVFLENVIRDAVTYTEHAKRKTVTAMDVVYALKRQGRTLYGFGG from the coding sequence ATGTCTGGAAGAGGCAAAGGCGGAAAGGGACTCGGAAAAGGAGGAGCGAAGCGTCATCGCAAAGTTTTGCGTGATAACATCCAGGGCATCACCAAGCCCGCCATCCGTCGTCTCGCTCGCCGCGGTGGAGTGAAACGTATCTCCGGTCTGATCTACGAGGAGACTCGCGGTGTGTTGAAGGTGTTCCTGGAGAACGTCATCCGTGACGCCGTCACCTACACTGAGCACGCCAAGAGAAAGACCGTCACCGCCATGGACGTCGTGTACGCGCTGAAACGACAGGGACGCACTCTGTACGGCTTCGGAGGTTAA